One region of Caldimonas thermodepolymerans genomic DNA includes:
- the flgM gene encoding flagellar biosynthesis anti-sigma factor FlgM has product MKIGNPIETPVVGGTGAATPRPGVGESSGSAKPAAAAEPGNESATVKLSSTATSLLAATPEFDAEKVAAIRQAIADGTYRIDPEAIADKLIANARELLNRPGPV; this is encoded by the coding sequence ATGAAGATCGGCAATCCCATCGAGACCCCCGTTGTCGGTGGCACCGGTGCGGCCACGCCGCGCCCGGGGGTCGGTGAATCCAGCGGCTCGGCCAAGCCGGCGGCTGCGGCCGAGCCGGGCAACGAAAGCGCCACGGTGAAGCTGTCGAGCACGGCCACCAGCCTCCTGGCCGCCACCCCCGAATTCGACGCCGAGAAGGTCGCCGCCATCCGCCAGGCGATTGCCGACGGCACCTACCGGATCGACCCGGAAGCGATCGCCGACAAGCTGATCGCCAACGCGCGCGAGCTGCTGAACCGCCC